The Primulina tabacum isolate GXHZ01 chromosome 7, ASM2559414v2, whole genome shotgun sequence genome includes a window with the following:
- the LOC142551945 gene encoding transmembrane 9 superfamily member 7-like isoform X1, translated as MGKMTVIMLPFLLIIASPANGFYLPGVAPRDFHLGETLEVKVNKLSSTKTQLPYDYYFLRYCKPQNIRNVAENLGEVLRGDRIENSVYTFNMKVPLSCKIACRVNLEASASKNFKKKIDGDYRVNMILDNLPIAVVWQTTDASQQNIYERGFRVGFKTTFSGSQDPKYFIFNHLSFKVKYHPDPDANTARVVGFEAFPQSINHKYEKWEENITKLTTCMPSTQTKLGIHPQEIDGDKEIVFTYDVSFESSDIRWASRWDTYLHMKYDQIHWFSIIKSLTIILFLSEILALIMMRTLYKDIVKYNQLDQEEALDETGWKSVHADVFRPPNNYSLSCVYVGTGVQVLGMTFVTIIFAMLGFLSPSNRGGLMTIMVFLWVFMGLFAGYSSSYMYKMFKGSEWMKIPLKTAVMFPSVLFTIFLFLNGLIWGEKSSGAIPFGTTFVLVLLWFGISVPLVFLGSFLGQKTPSFDDPMKTSKIPRPIPPQPWYTHPVFAMLIGGGLPYGAVLIELFFILTSVWLNQFYYIFGFLFLTFVILFVTCAEITIVLCYIQLCCEDYRWWWRAYLTSGSSALYLFCYSILYFCTKLEITKLVSGILYYGYMLLISYVFFILTGTIGFCSCLWFVRKIYSSVKID; from the exons ATGGGAAAAATGACGGTGATAATGCTACCGTTTCTGCTGATCATAGCATCACCGGCAAATGGGTTTTATCTTCCCGGGGTTGCTCCACGTGATTTTCATCTG GGTGAAACTCTTGAAGTAAAAGTTAACAAGCTTTCATCAACAAAGACACAGCTTCCATATGACTATTACTTCTTACGTTACTGCAAACCTCAAAATATTAGGAACGTAGCAGAAAATTTAGGAGAAGTTCTTCGAGGTGACAGGATTGAAAATTCCGTGTACACT TTCAATATGAAGGTGCCACTGTCTTGTAAAATAGCTTGTCGAGTAAATCTCGAAGCTTCAGCGTCAAAGAACTTCAAGAAAAAGATCGACGGAGATTATCGAGTCAACAT GATTCTGGACAATCTTCCAATCGCAGTTGTTTGGCAAACGACGGATGCAAGTCAGCAGAACATTTATGAACGTGGGTTTCGAGTTGGATTCAAGACAACTTTTTCTGGA AGCCAAGATCCgaaatattttatattcaacCACCTGAGCTTCAAAGTGAAGTATCACCCGGATCCAGATGCTAACACTGCCCGTGTTGTCGGGTTTGAGGCCTTTCCTCAAAG CATCAATCATAAGTACGAGAAATGGGAGGAAAATATCACTAAGTTAACAACATGCATGCCAAGCACCCAAACCAAACTAGGCATACATCCTCAAGAAATTGATGGAGATAAAGAGATAGTGTTCACCTACGATGTTTCGTTTGAG TCAAGTGATATCAGATGGGCATCAAGATGGGATACTTATCTTCATATGAAATATGATCAGATTCATTggttttcaataataaaatcattGACGATAATCCTTTTCTTATCTGAAATCCTAGCTTTGATCATGATGAGAACCCTTTACAAAGATATTGTGAAATATAACCAGTTGGATCAAGAAGAAGCGCTGGACGAAACTGGGTGGAAATCGGTGCATGCTGATGTCTTTAGACCACCTAACAATTACAGCTTATCGTGTGTATATGTTGGAACTGGAGTCCAGGTCCTCGGAATGACTTTCGTGACTATAATATTTGCAATGCTCGGTTTCCTCTCGCCTTCAAATCGAGGTGGGCTAATGACAATCATGGTTTTCTTGTGGGTCTTTATGGGTTTATTCGCTGGCTATTCCTCGAGTTATATGTACAAAATGTTTAAAGGCTCGGAATGGATGAAAATACCCCTTAAAACAGCCGTCATGTTCCCTTCTGTTCTTTTCaccatttttttatttctgaATGGTCTAATATGGGGGGAGAAATCTTCAGGGGCCATACCCTTCGGAACTACGTTTGTACTCGTGCTCTTGTGGTTTGGAATATCGGTGCCACTGGTCTTCTTAGGCAGTTTCTTGGGCCAAAAAACACCATCTTTTGATGACCCTATGAAAACGAGTAAAATTCCTAGGCCGATCCCTCCTCAGCCATGGTACACTCATCCTGTTTTTGCTATGCTTATTGGAGGAGGTCTTCCATACGGGGCAGTCTTAATCGAGCTTTTCTTCATATTAACATCTGTGTGGCTGAACCAATTTTACTACATTTTTGGGTTTCTCTTTCTGACTTTCGTCATTCTTTTCGTAACATGCGCTGAAATAACTATCGTGTTGTGCTACATTCAATTATGTTGTGAAGATTACCGGTGGTGGTGGCGGGCTTATTTGACTTCTGGTTCTTCTGCACTGTATCTTTTCTGTTATTCGATCTTATATTTCTGCACGAAGCTGGAGATCACGAAGTTGGTCTCGGGTATCTTGTACTACGGTTATATGCTCCTCATTTCTTATGTGTTCTTCATTCTTACCGGAACAATAGGCTTCTGTTCTTGCCTCTGGTTTGTACGGAAAATCTACTCCTCTGTCAAGATAGACTAG
- the LOC142551945 gene encoding transmembrane 9 superfamily member 7-like isoform X2: MLNIERCMASTYIQGETLEVKVNKLSSTKTQLPYDYYFLRYCKPQNIRNVAENLGEVLRGDRIENSVYTFNMKVPLSCKIACRVNLEASASKNFKKKIDGDYRVNMILDNLPIAVVWQTTDASQQNIYERGFRVGFKTTFSGSQDPKYFIFNHLSFKVKYHPDPDANTARVVGFEAFPQSINHKYEKWEENITKLTTCMPSTQTKLGIHPQEIDGDKEIVFTYDVSFESSDIRWASRWDTYLHMKYDQIHWFSIIKSLTIILFLSEILALIMMRTLYKDIVKYNQLDQEEALDETGWKSVHADVFRPPNNYSLSCVYVGTGVQVLGMTFVTIIFAMLGFLSPSNRGGLMTIMVFLWVFMGLFAGYSSSYMYKMFKGSEWMKIPLKTAVMFPSVLFTIFLFLNGLIWGEKSSGAIPFGTTFVLVLLWFGISVPLVFLGSFLGQKTPSFDDPMKTSKIPRPIPPQPWYTHPVFAMLIGGGLPYGAVLIELFFILTSVWLNQFYYIFGFLFLTFVILFVTCAEITIVLCYIQLCCEDYRWWWRAYLTSGSSALYLFCYSILYFCTKLEITKLVSGILYYGYMLLISYVFFILTGTIGFCSCLWFVRKIYSSVKID, from the exons A TGCTTAATATTGAACGATGCATGGCTTCGACTTATATCCAGGGTGAAACTCTTGAAGTAAAAGTTAACAAGCTTTCATCAACAAAGACACAGCTTCCATATGACTATTACTTCTTACGTTACTGCAAACCTCAAAATATTAGGAACGTAGCAGAAAATTTAGGAGAAGTTCTTCGAGGTGACAGGATTGAAAATTCCGTGTACACT TTCAATATGAAGGTGCCACTGTCTTGTAAAATAGCTTGTCGAGTAAATCTCGAAGCTTCAGCGTCAAAGAACTTCAAGAAAAAGATCGACGGAGATTATCGAGTCAACAT GATTCTGGACAATCTTCCAATCGCAGTTGTTTGGCAAACGACGGATGCAAGTCAGCAGAACATTTATGAACGTGGGTTTCGAGTTGGATTCAAGACAACTTTTTCTGGA AGCCAAGATCCgaaatattttatattcaacCACCTGAGCTTCAAAGTGAAGTATCACCCGGATCCAGATGCTAACACTGCCCGTGTTGTCGGGTTTGAGGCCTTTCCTCAAAG CATCAATCATAAGTACGAGAAATGGGAGGAAAATATCACTAAGTTAACAACATGCATGCCAAGCACCCAAACCAAACTAGGCATACATCCTCAAGAAATTGATGGAGATAAAGAGATAGTGTTCACCTACGATGTTTCGTTTGAG TCAAGTGATATCAGATGGGCATCAAGATGGGATACTTATCTTCATATGAAATATGATCAGATTCATTggttttcaataataaaatcattGACGATAATCCTTTTCTTATCTGAAATCCTAGCTTTGATCATGATGAGAACCCTTTACAAAGATATTGTGAAATATAACCAGTTGGATCAAGAAGAAGCGCTGGACGAAACTGGGTGGAAATCGGTGCATGCTGATGTCTTTAGACCACCTAACAATTACAGCTTATCGTGTGTATATGTTGGAACTGGAGTCCAGGTCCTCGGAATGACTTTCGTGACTATAATATTTGCAATGCTCGGTTTCCTCTCGCCTTCAAATCGAGGTGGGCTAATGACAATCATGGTTTTCTTGTGGGTCTTTATGGGTTTATTCGCTGGCTATTCCTCGAGTTATATGTACAAAATGTTTAAAGGCTCGGAATGGATGAAAATACCCCTTAAAACAGCCGTCATGTTCCCTTCTGTTCTTTTCaccatttttttatttctgaATGGTCTAATATGGGGGGAGAAATCTTCAGGGGCCATACCCTTCGGAACTACGTTTGTACTCGTGCTCTTGTGGTTTGGAATATCGGTGCCACTGGTCTTCTTAGGCAGTTTCTTGGGCCAAAAAACACCATCTTTTGATGACCCTATGAAAACGAGTAAAATTCCTAGGCCGATCCCTCCTCAGCCATGGTACACTCATCCTGTTTTTGCTATGCTTATTGGAGGAGGTCTTCCATACGGGGCAGTCTTAATCGAGCTTTTCTTCATATTAACATCTGTGTGGCTGAACCAATTTTACTACATTTTTGGGTTTCTCTTTCTGACTTTCGTCATTCTTTTCGTAACATGCGCTGAAATAACTATCGTGTTGTGCTACATTCAATTATGTTGTGAAGATTACCGGTGGTGGTGGCGGGCTTATTTGACTTCTGGTTCTTCTGCACTGTATCTTTTCTGTTATTCGATCTTATATTTCTGCACGAAGCTGGAGATCACGAAGTTGGTCTCGGGTATCTTGTACTACGGTTATATGCTCCTCATTTCTTATGTGTTCTTCATTCTTACCGGAACAATAGGCTTCTGTTCTTGCCTCTGGTTTGTACGGAAAATCTACTCCTCTGTCAAGATAGACTAG